The following proteins are co-located in the Aerosakkonema funiforme FACHB-1375 genome:
- a CDS encoding GTPase family protein: protein MVRLKLWQWVILATPIATIIAFLLVAAGLQIQEWRISWIWALFTLVFVGWRWLLVKWTQPMVTQMEAVMAEVSKELESAKSDTMNLSGENDTIHKTEIVLQEVLKTAQNDRPIWEDWPTFWQRCQDLTIAIAHIYHPEVKYPLLNIYVPQAYGLIRGTVDDLDRWMQNLSPALNQVTIGQAYQAYEVYRRLEPGARKLWEAWNWAQWILNPAAALAKKASQGYTNQANQQLLVNLSQLLREAALRNLCKQAIALYGGIDLPTEFAVSTPTLPKAKTQTLRDILAKAEPVEEVEQKLINILLVGRTGAGKSSLINTLFQADKAAVDVLPSTDRIQNYHWQTESGEILTLWDTPGYEQVKREDLREEVLEYANNADLLLLVTPALDPALQMDVDFLKDVKGEVENLPAIAIVTQVDRLRPIREWQPPYDWEWGDRAKEIAIREATQYREKQLAEYCDFVLPIVTADSKTNRVAWGADALSLALVESISPVKQMRLARFLRNLEARTVAAAKIIDRYTFQMTTTQGVTSLLKSPVLQFISTLSTGSPTLAYVLAEQIPVEQLPVVIGKLQMAYDLFSLLATGDGNKLKFDLLSLWPLLLEKFSPPERDARAFGHALVEFWTQNLTLEQLRERYEYYGKAN from the coding sequence ATGGTACGATTAAAACTTTGGCAATGGGTCATCTTAGCAACTCCGATCGCAACTATTATCGCTTTCCTATTGGTAGCGGCGGGATTGCAAATTCAGGAGTGGCGGATAAGTTGGATTTGGGCGCTGTTTACTTTGGTGTTCGTCGGTTGGCGGTGGTTGTTGGTAAAATGGACGCAGCCGATGGTGACGCAGATGGAAGCTGTGATGGCGGAAGTTAGCAAAGAACTGGAATCTGCTAAAAGCGACACCATGAATTTATCAGGCGAGAATGACACCATCCATAAGACAGAAATTGTCTTGCAAGAAGTATTGAAAACTGCACAGAACGATCGCCCAATTTGGGAAGATTGGCCAACTTTTTGGCAGCGATGTCAGGATTTAACGATTGCGATCGCGCATATCTATCATCCGGAAGTAAAATATCCTTTGCTGAACATCTACGTTCCCCAAGCTTATGGATTGATTCGGGGAACTGTGGATGACCTCGATCGCTGGATGCAAAATTTATCTCCCGCCCTCAATCAAGTTACAATTGGACAGGCATACCAAGCTTATGAAGTTTATCGCAGGTTGGAACCGGGAGCGCGTAAGTTATGGGAAGCTTGGAATTGGGCGCAATGGATTTTAAACCCGGCGGCGGCGTTGGCGAAAAAAGCGAGTCAGGGTTACACTAATCAAGCAAATCAACAGTTATTAGTGAATTTAAGTCAGCTTTTGCGGGAAGCTGCTTTGCGGAATTTGTGCAAGCAAGCGATCGCACTTTATGGAGGGATCGATTTACCGACAGAATTCGCAGTTTCTACGCCAACTTTACCCAAGGCGAAAACGCAAACTCTGCGAGATATCTTAGCAAAAGCAGAACCTGTTGAAGAAGTAGAACAAAAATTAATTAATATCCTGCTGGTGGGTAGAACTGGCGCGGGAAAAAGCAGCTTGATTAATACTTTGTTCCAAGCCGATAAAGCAGCAGTTGATGTTTTGCCGAGTACCGATCGCATTCAAAATTATCACTGGCAAACTGAAAGTGGAGAAATTCTTACGCTTTGGGATACTCCCGGCTACGAACAAGTTAAACGGGAGGATTTGCGGGAAGAAGTGTTAGAATATGCCAATAATGCGGATTTGTTGCTATTAGTTACGCCTGCACTCGATCCGGCTTTGCAAATGGATGTGGACTTTCTCAAAGATGTGAAAGGAGAAGTCGAAAATTTGCCTGCAATCGCAATTGTAACGCAAGTCGATCGCCTGCGTCCGATCCGGGAGTGGCAACCGCCTTATGATTGGGAATGGGGCGATCGAGCAAAAGAAATTGCGATTCGAGAAGCGACGCAATATCGGGAAAAGCAATTAGCTGAATACTGCGATTTCGTGTTGCCGATCGTGACTGCGGATAGCAAAACAAATCGGGTGGCTTGGGGTGCGGATGCTTTATCTTTGGCATTAGTCGAATCTATTTCTCCCGTCAAACAAATGCGTCTGGCGCGGTTTTTGCGGAACTTGGAAGCACGCACCGTTGCGGCAGCAAAAATTATCGATCGCTACACTTTCCAGATGACAACAACCCAAGGTGTAACTTCGCTGCTTAAAAGTCCGGTTCTCCAGTTCATTTCTACCCTATCAACCGGTTCTCCTACTCTGGCATATGTGCTGGCAGAACAAATTCCAGTGGAACAGTTACCTGTGGTGATTGGTAAGCTACAAATGGCCTACGATCTGTTTTCGTTGTTGGCTACGGGCGATGGGAACAAGCTAAAATTTGACTTGCTATCTTTATGGCCGTTGCTGTTAGAAAAATTTAGCCCTCCCGAACGTGATGCTAGGGCATTCGGTCATGCCCTAGTGGAGTTTTGGACGCAAAATCTGACGCTCGAACAACTGCGGGAAAGGTATGAGTACTATGGCAAAGCTAATTAA
- a CDS encoding XisI protein — MAKIETYREYIQKLLIKYGNYKLDAEEVEVQLIFDTKRDHYQILDIGWERYDRIYNCVMHLDIKNEKIWIQRNTTDIQIAKELVEMGVPKEDIVLGLHPPYKRQYTEYGVA, encoded by the coding sequence ATGGCAAAAATAGAAACATATCGCGAATATATTCAAAAGCTACTGATTAAATATGGCAATTATAAACTTGATGCTGAAGAAGTTGAAGTTCAACTAATTTTCGATACAAAACGCGACCATTATCAAATTTTAGATATTGGTTGGGAGCGATACGATCGCATTTACAATTGCGTCATGCACTTGGATATCAAAAACGAAAAAATTTGGATTCAACGCAATACAACGGATATCCAGATAGCCAAAGAATTAGTAGAGATGGGAGTACCGAAAGAGGATATCGTGTTGGGGTTGCATCCTCCCTACAAGCGACAGTACACGGAGTATGGCGTAGCTTAA
- a CDS encoding XisH family protein, whose translation MSARDIFHKAVKKALEKEQWIVTHDPLIVKFGKDKVSIDLGAERIIAAEKAGEKIAIEIKSFLNESELYDYHAALGQFLNYRLALQFSEPDRTLYLAISLETYRSLFSRDLARASVQQYQVKLIVYDPINEVIVQWQK comes from the coding sequence GTGTCTGCTAGAGATATTTTCCACAAAGCGGTAAAAAAGGCTCTTGAGAAGGAACAGTGGATTGTTACTCACGATCCCCTGATAGTCAAGTTTGGCAAAGACAAAGTATCAATTGATTTAGGTGCAGAAAGAATCATCGCAGCCGAAAAAGCCGGAGAAAAGATTGCGATAGAAATCAAAAGCTTTTTGAATGAGTCAGAACTATATGATTACCATGCTGCTTTGGGTCAATTTCTCAATTATCGCTTGGCACTTCAATTCAGCGAACCCGATCGAACCCTTTATTTAGCAATCTCTTTAGAAACGTATCGTTCGCTTTTCAGCCGCGACCTGGCTCGTGCTTCAGTCCAACAATATCAAGTTAAATTGATTGTTTACGATCCAATTAATGAGGTAATTGTACAATGGCAAAAATAG